From a single Cotesia glomerata isolate CgM1 unplaced genomic scaffold, MPM_Cglom_v2.3 scaffold_31, whole genome shotgun sequence genomic region:
- the LOC123274373 gene encoding rho GTPase-activating protein 11A-like: MLIYDVSDKEKVINSVTNQLRNLGIKSRIKRHVKKVDSDDKQCEKLKKVFNVPLLNQPLDVVQLSSGAIVQVPIFVKHAIVFIEKHIRQEGLFRKAGSQARQKELINRLDNGNELGEKYHPLDVANCLKKYFRDLPEPIIPYDYHEIFVRCFMLKCSKVEAILMACLLLPALHLNTLAFFMDFLKNVSQHEGDNKMSSDNLAKVIGPNVMPLRETTIAAMQTRLEAHLFIVKVLIENARCIGVLPKNLIDEQKEAYCMDIDIDRGIEDRLKEKKKKHRSGSLTRMFNGLKKIVGKNGSPEPVPLNGSHSKLLTYESSQVSPSKAAKKRRNGDGVSAQAVSSKKKRNSLDSDLRATASIPQVVITSPKDGKSSDKYSAHKSSKVRKYLSHTVHAGHNQKPEKSRKLGISLDRLVSRSKQKINELEATKEEDYPDSSVERRWSTSSEASSKKSLKKQRMQNWSASSLMNSPSVASKQRERFVKATVGDQYEDVFRNADVNLSDDNEERDDINSTSQRRKSQRLSRINKSNHLSDDKGDESSEEYVKIPKREYEEIKNRVSAIESRISQEFGMDGIIDHSVSKNINKNSVNDVQNEYEKTLEEAGIENIVSADHLAKRLSKELKIRRSSEHKVIRSPSARRISSLRRRSQEKPVSGRRRQSHNSPSWQVSEKNQTKNLTTETSENDNDDATSFCSDETNARLMYLQQQLSTLISHTAEHTGATLSDDEAALNIINMPKSSINGVRRASSFHGNELVNETLQFNSRIDKFKKTNSQRNMTNDQEQITHCGDSRVLEIVTEKKISWKNASVYFECETPARTTTSAVQTARASIAKLRTQNAGMVLAKARLFDLNENKNSQESLMERQKRNNNRQHELKESKSLPVDNNIRKKKSKSPKIVGSRPKLSKSPSEIIVTPNSSRQSFDKRS, from the exons atgTTGATATACGATGTTTCGGATAAAGAAAAAGTGATAAACTCAGTTACAAATCAATTACGTAATTTAGGAATAAAATCACGTATTAAAAGACACGTGAAAAAAGTTGATAGCGATGATAAACAGTgtgaaaagttgaaaaaagttttcaatgTGCCGTTGCTAAATCAACCGTTGGATGTTGTACAATTGTCGTCTGGAGCAATTGTACAAGTACCAATATTTGTAAAACATGctattgtttttattgaaaaacatATTAGACAGGAAGGTTTATTTAGAAAAGCCGGCTCTCAAGCACGACAAAAAGAGCTAATAAATCGGCTAGATAATGGCAATGAATTAGGAGAAAAATATCATCCACTTGACGTTGCtaattgtttgaaaaaatattttcgcgATCTTCCGGAGCCAATAATACCATATGATTACCATGAAATATTTGTACGTTGTTTTATGCTCAAATGTTCCAAAGTTGAAGCAATACTCATGGCTTGTTTATTATTACCGGCACTTCATTTAAATACACTGGCATTTTTTATGGATTTTTTGAAGAACGTATCCCAGCATGAGGGTGATAACAAAATGTCTAGTGATAATTTAGCTAAAGTTATTGGACCTAACGTTATGCCATTACGCGAAACAACGATCGCTGCTATGCAAACAAGATTGGAAGCACATCTTTTTATCGTCAag GTTCTGATCGAGAATGCTCGTTGCATAGGagttttaccaaaaaatttaattgatgagCAAAAAGAAGCTTACTGTATGGATATTGACATTGATCGTGGTATTGAAGAtcgtttaaaagaaaaaaagaagaaacatCGGAGCGGAAGTCTTACTc GAATGTTTAatggacttaaaaaaattgttggcAAAAATGGATCACCTGAGCCTGTTCCATTGAATGGTAGTCATTCAAAACTTTTGACTTATGAATCATCTCAAGTTTCACCTAGTAAAGCTGCCAAAAAACGACGAAATGGCGATGGAGTATCTGCGCAAGCAGTGAGTTCCAAAAAGAAACGGAATTCATTAGACAGTGATTTAAGAGCCACAGCTTCAATTCCACAAGTGGTTATTACTTCACCAAAGGATGGAAAATCATCCGATAAATATTCAGCCCACAAATCATCTAAAGTTCGTAAATATTTGTCTCACACTGTGCATGCTGGACACAATCAGAAACCAGAAAAGTCTAGAAAATTGGGAATAAGTTTGGATCGTCTTGTTTCACGCAGtaagcaaaaaataaatgaacttGAAGCAACAAAAGAAGAAGATTATCCTGATTCTTCAGTTGAACGGCGTTGGAGTACATCCAGTGAGGCCTCTTCAAAGAAGAGTCTCAAAAAACAACGAATGCAGAATTGGAGTGCTTCGTCATTAATGAACTCACCATCAGTAGCGTCGAAGCAAAGAGAACGTTTTGTAAAAGCTACAGTGGGTGATCAATACGAAGATGTATTTAGAAACGCAGATGTTAACTTATCAGATGACAATGAAGAACGTGATGACATTAATTCAACTAGTCAACGTCGTAAATCACAACGTTTATCAAGAATAAACAAGAGTAATCATTTATCTGATGATAAAGGTGACGAATCATCTGAAGAATATGTTAAAATACCGAAAAGAGAatatgaagaaattaaaaatcgagTATCGGCTATTGAATCGCGTATTTCCCAAGAATTTGGTATGGACGGTATTATTGACCACAgtgtaagtaaaaatataaataaaaattctgtaaatgATGTGCAGAATGAATatgaaaaaacacttgaaGAGGCTGGTATTGAAAATATTGTATCAGCTGATCATTTAGCAAAACGTTTGTCCAAGGAATTGAAAATAAGAAGAAGTTCAGAACATAAAGTCATAAGGTCACCAAGTGCTCGAAGAATAAGTAGCTTACGAAGACGTTCTCAAGAAAAACCCGTCTCTGGACGCCGGCGACAAAGTCATAATTCACCATCTTGGCaagtttctgaaaaaaatcaaacaaaaaatttaactactgAAACATCTGAGAACGATAATGATGATGCTACTTCATTTTGCAGTGATGAAACAAATGCGCGGTTGATGTATCTGCAACAACAATTAAGCACACTGATTAGTCACACAGCAGAGCATACTGGTGCTACTCTCAGTGACGATGAGGCAGCATTAAATATCATCAATATGCCAAAGTCATCTATAAATGGTGTACGTCGTGCTTCCTCATTTCACGGCAATGAACTTGTCAATGAGACTCTTCAGTTCAACAGTCGGatcgataaatttaaaaagactAATAGCCAGCGAAATATGACAAACGACCAAGAGCAAATTACGCATTGCGGTGATTCAAGAGTGCTCGAAATAGttacagagaaaaaaatatcttggAAAAATGCGAGCGTTTATTTTGAATGTGAAACTCCGGCGAGAACTACTACTTCAGCGGTTCAAACTGCGCGAGCGTCTATAGCAAAATTACGTACTCAGAATGCAGGAATGGTGTTGGCCAAAGCAAGGTTATTCGATCTcaatgagaataaaaattccCAGGAATCTTTAATGGAGCGACAAAAAAGGAATAATAATAGACAGCACGAATTAAAAGAATCTAAATCATTGCCAGTAGATAATAATATACGTAAGAAAAAAAGCAAAAGCCCAAAGATTGTTGGTTCTCGACCAAAATTATCTAAATCTCCAAGTGAAATAATTGTCACACCAAACAGTAGTCGTCAGTCTTTTGATAAACGTTCG
- the LOC123274377 gene encoding 26S proteasome regulatory subunit 6B has product MEDLGIILPDKDVSEIDVKPAIGHYSGVGDDLDVEDLYTRYKKLQRMLEFLQVQEEYIKDEQRNLKKEYLHAQEEVKRIQSVPLVIGQFLEAVDQNTGIVGSTTGSNYYVRILSTIDRELLKPSASVALHKHSNALVDVLPPEADSSISMLQADEKPDIQYSDIGGMDMQKQEIREAVELPLTHFELYKQIGIDPPRGVLMYGPPGCGKTMLAKAVARHTTAAFIRVVGSEFVQKYLGEGPRMVRDVFRLAKENSPAIIFVDEIDAIATKRFDAQTGADREVQRILLELLNQMDGFDQTTNVKVIMATNRADTLDPALLRPGRLDRKIEFPLPDRRQKRLIFSTITTKMNLSEEVDLEDYVARPDRISGADINAICQEAGMHAVRENRYIVLAKDFEKGYKNNIKKDESEHEFYK; this is encoded by the exons ATGGAAGACCTTGGAATTATTTTACCCGATAAA GATGTCTCTGAAATTGATGTTAAGCCTGCAATAGGACATTACTCAGGCGTTGGTGATGATTTAGATGTTGAAGATCTTtacacaagatataag AAATTACAACGGATGCTTGAATTTCTCCAAGTTCAAGAGGAATACATTAAAGATGAACAAcgcaatttgaaaaaagaatatttacaCGCCCAAGAAGAAGTTAAGCGTATCCAGAGTGTGCCGCTTGTAATTGGACAATTTTTGGAGGCTGTCGACCAGAATACTGGTATCGTTGGTTCAACAACAGGATCTAATTATTATGTgcgtattttgtcaactattgaccgTGAGTTGTTGAAGCCTTCGGCTAGTGTTGCTCTTCATAAGCACAGCAATGCTCTTGTCGATGTCTTGCCACCCGAAGCTGACTCTAGCATTTCCATGCTTCAAgctg atgaaAAGCCTGACATTCAGTACAGCGATATTGGAGGTATGGATATGCAGAAGCAAGAAATTCGCGAAGCAGTTGAATTACCGCTGACTCACTTTGAATTATACAAGCAAATCGGTATTGATCCACCACGTGGTGTCTTGATGTACGGGCCACCCGGTTGTGGTAAAACTATGCTTGCTAAGGCTGTAGCTAGACACACAACAGCTGCTTTCATACGTGTTGTTGGCTCTGAATTTGTCCAAAAGTATCTTGGTGAAGGTCCAAGAATGGTAAGAGATGTCTTCCGTCTTGCTAAAGAAAATTCTCCAGCTATTATCTTTGTTGATGAAATTGATGCTATCGCTACAAAACGTTTTGACGCTCAAACTGGTGCTGACCGTGAAGTTCAGCGTATTTTATTGGAATTGCTTAACCAGATGGACGGTTTTGATCAAACAACTAATGTTAAAGTTATAATGGCAACTAACCGTGCTGATACCTTGGATCCGGCTCTCTTGCGTCCTGGTAGATTAGAtcgtaaaattgaatttccaTTGCCCGATCGTCGTCAGAAACGTCTTATCTTTTCAACAATTACTACTAAAATGAATCTAAGTGAGGAAGTCGATCTTGAAGACTACGTTGCACGACCTGACAGAATTTCAGGTGCTGACATTAACGCTATTTGTCAAGAAGCCGGTATGCACGCTGTACGTGAAAATCGTTACATTGTTCTTGCTAAAGACTTCGAGAAAGGATacaagaataatattaaaaaagacgAATCTGAACatgaattttacaaataa